A stretch of the Patescibacteria group bacterium genome encodes the following:
- the dprA gene encoding DNA-protecting protein DprA — protein sequence MITKISHLVINVNTFYANFMKYTILNCADSQYPALLKETSDMPNKLYVRGDLNSGRPLVAVVGSRKPTPYGLQMTARIVQELVAAGIGIVSGLAYGVDKQAHRSALDAGGYTVAVLGNAIDSIHPKPHKGIADEILEQGGAVISEYAPGTSTQPFMFIERNRIIAGLCIGTVVIEAGPRSGSLTTAKRTLDANRSVMALPGPTTSELSSGTNALIRSGAVLVRHGFDVMDELGIGYSKVSTSPKPAVGALGGDTPEEKLIIKLIAQGIFDSQQLIERSKLPAAEFARIITLMEISGKIRDSGNGTWTLR from the coding sequence ATGATTACGAAAATATCACACCTTGTTATAAATGTCAATACTTTTTATGCAAACTTTATGAAATATACCATACTCAATTGTGCAGATTCACAGTATCCAGCATTGCTGAAGGAGACTTCAGATATGCCAAATAAGCTGTATGTTCGGGGCGATCTAAATAGTGGTCGACCCCTGGTTGCGGTTGTGGGCTCTCGTAAACCAACGCCTTATGGACTCCAAATGACCGCACGGATTGTGCAAGAATTGGTCGCTGCAGGAATTGGGATTGTGTCTGGGTTAGCATATGGCGTCGACAAACAGGCGCATCGATCGGCCTTAGACGCTGGTGGCTACACGGTGGCGGTTTTAGGTAACGCAATTGACTCAATTCACCCTAAACCTCATAAAGGTATTGCCGACGAAATATTAGAACAAGGTGGGGCGGTTATTAGCGAGTACGCCCCAGGCACTTCGACTCAGCCGTTTATGTTTATAGAAAGAAACCGGATTATTGCCGGCCTGTGCATTGGGACGGTAGTTATTGAGGCCGGTCCACGCAGCGGCAGTTTGACAACGGCTAAACGAACCCTTGATGCCAATCGGAGCGTCATGGCGTTACCGGGACCGACCACCAGTGAGCTATCAAGTGGCACAAACGCATTGATACGCTCGGGAGCGGTTTTGGTGCGACATGGATTCGACGTGATGGATGAGCTAGGTATTGGCTACTCAAAAGTGAGTACCTCGCCAAAGCCAGCTGTCGGCGCGCTGGGCGGAGATACGCCGGAAGAAAAGCTTATTATCAAGCTCATCGCTCAAGGAATTTTTGACAGTCAGCAGTTGATTGAGCGAAGTAAACTGCCAGCAGCCGAGTTTGCTCGAATTATCACCTTAATGGAGATCAGCGGTAAGATCCGTGATAGCGGAAACGGAACCTGGACGCTTAGGTAA